The following nucleotide sequence is from Mytilus trossulus isolate FHL-02 chromosome 9, PNRI_Mtr1.1.1.hap1, whole genome shotgun sequence.
accaggcttataaattgatacgccagacgcgcgtttagtctacataagactcatctgCGACGTGTATACAGTATAGaattgaagaacattgaggacccaaatttcataaaagttgttccaaattaagagggacgaaagataccagagggagagtaaACCTCATagacagaaataaaattgacaacgccatggctaaaaataaaaagacaaatagacaaataatagtacagaagacacaacatagtaaactaaagactaagcaacactaaccccaccaaaaacttggggtgatctcaggtgcaccggaagggtaagtagatcctgctccacatgtggcagccgtcgtgttgcttatgttattacaaatacaaacaaattaaaataagtgTCTTTATAATTAAACAACACTATATTTGGTAGGCATATGAGATGCTTTACGGAAATATTATTTCCAATATCTGAAAATGTAGTTTCTTATTTCGTATTGTTTCTCGTCTGATGTTAATGACTAAAATCGTTGAAACGGGAGTAGAAGATTAAAGACCAGAAAGCCTTTTTCATTCTAAAAGTgtttttcttattaaaattttgtttcaaagtatTCCTGATTTTGggaacaaaatatgataaaataaattatggGCCGTTACCTCGTTTTGTCTCTTTTGTAACttcaatatttcatgtttttcacCTGATTGACgattattttgttatatcaaaaaaCGATTATTTAGATAATTTCAAAGTCAGAaccaaatatgtttttttctgacaccaaaaaaaatattcaaaattatttaataatgaCTCTACAACATATTTTCTAATTTGGTTAATTTTGTGGATTGAGTTTCATCCTTTCTCGCCAGAGTGaactatttttaattgttaaaaatatctGCCAGTGATTTCTTTTAAACAGAATTGCAAGTCAGAGTGGAATTTGCACCCattgaaataagacaaaaaaagtatacatcaccgaccttttaaaaaaataccagtTATTTAAGGTGTATATTACTGTTAGTTTTTAAAGAATCCTTAGAACAATGGCTCTGACGTCATAGTGATAAATTTTGATATCTAAAAGAGTGTCATAAATATCACATATAGGAAATTTGACACATAAAACAACTtgttttcaataacaaaaaacaccCATTATCTGGAATCTTAGTGAAGAAAAAAGGGGAGTGTACATGTATCTTTGAATACATATTGCTTTTTCTGTAAATGAAGCTTGTACTGTTGTAACGTGTACATTTAACTTCGAACTTCAAATCGCTTGCAGTTATGTCCTTACAAAATCATAATTAGGAAAAGGAATATTGTGTAACCAGAACATAAAGTTTTAAAGAACTTGTTGTGGTAGACATGAGTTTACTCTTCGAATGTTATAACATAAAAAGTGATAAGAAACTATGAAGCAGGTGACTTCTGACTTCTCACAAGTGCCCTTTTTCGTGACATTCCGGTCGATTTTAGAAAGCGACGAATTTTTCAACCCCGAGAAGAAAAATATGACCATTTTGAATGATCTGATGACCACATCAGTTACTTATAAAAAGATTCAAGGATCAACAATCTATTTACGGAAGGCACTCACCACAGAAATGTGTGGGTAGTGGTGTTAAACAAAAGCTGTACTTACTTGAAATAACCCTTCCCTGGACAGAAACTGTCATTTCCTCGTGCTCATTAACAATTCCATATATCGACAACCCGTCATGGCCCTAGGACGATAGATGTATCTGTCTAAGTCGGACTTCTTATTACTGTATTTTTAAAGAGGCGATACAAAGACACTACGGTTCATTCGGGTTGATCTGAACAGCAGAATCGTCAAGACTACGAACTGATGTCAAACCGGCAATGTTGTCGACACCTCTGAAGAAATGGAGGGGAGGGCGACGAATGTTCCGACACTGAAAGTATAACCTCAGATATAATATATGTAGATGACAAGGGGGATATAatagtttgtctgtttgtctttttatttttagccatggagttgtcagtttattttcaatctatgagtatGACtattcctctggtatctttcatccctcgtTTGTCGATATTGCGCACTGGTCTTTGCACATCATCGAGGTTGAGAGAACTATAATTGCCAAACAAAATCGATTTGCTTACCAATTTATGGTAAGGCACTAGAGGGAATTTTGATGAGAACATCGGCCACCGTTGTCTGTGCGGTTCACTTACCATCCTATGTGAGTGACAGACCTAACTCTTTTGTGGTAAAAACAGACAAATGTAACCAGGAAAGAGCTCATTGGGTGTTCTTTCATTTTCCTATCTCAAAACAGCCTGAGTTTTATACTCCCAAGGAGGAACACCATAGACATACCAGCAACATTTTAGAAATGTTCTCATCGTAAATCGACCCCTGTACTGTTTTTCTCGCTGTCCATTTCAACCCAACTTTTCGTAAATATGTGGATTGTACTGCGCCTATTACGTGAAAATGAGATGTCAGAGTATCAGGATGACATATGTACTGAATGACGTTTCATCGGATGGCCTCGATGTTAACGACAGAAAACTCATTGcgttattttcattgtgatattttGGTAAACAATCGATCAGCATTCGTGTAATAtagatcaaaataaaacttttgcttatatcatgttttttttttcatttactagTATGTCgtgtatgtaaacaaaaacaactgTGATTCAGACAAAAAATCTCATAGATCAAGTGACACCGGTGTCGGGAGTGTCACCAATGGTAGTTTACCAATCGATATTAAAATCAAAGAACGAATTAACATTGAATATAGAGACatgcaaaacatttattgtcaccgttggtttttcttttttgtcagtCAGTGAAATAAGTGTTTTGTGgatttttattgacaaaattacGATTGAAATGAGgtttggtattttgtttaatgaaaaatatacagGTCATGATATTGGAATATGAGTTTTGAGTCTCATGTTGAATAGCAAGTCAGTTGGTCTGCTATATAGATATAGGGGAGATGCTGCTGCTGCTATTGCTGCTGTTGCTGTTGCGGCTGTTGCTGCTGCTGCTGTTGCTGCTGTTGTTGctgctgttgttgttgttgttgttgttgttgttgttgttgttgttgttgttgctgctgctgctgctgctgTTGCTGTTGCTGTTGTTGCTGTTGCTGCTGCTGTTGTTGCCAgcgtttgttttttatatgtcttCCGATAGCATGTGTATACAATCTTTTCTTATTGGTTTGGGTTTTCGCTAAGGatcctatattaaaaaaacatataataaacacCCAATTTTATTAAACAGTAAGTGTGTAAAAACCTTCAtaggaattttgtttttttcaacttCAATGATACATACCAATGATAAAGATGCCTAACATAGCGTTGACATTTTTATGGTAGGCAGaatgtaatatttcaaaaatcattatGTATGGTTAAAGAGACTATAtgaaatgataacaaaatatatggtattcatttgttttatgtaaaaggtgaccaattaaaacaggttattccaataaatatttcattcgaAAGTTATGTAAGCATATAATCTTACTTGCAATACTGGGCTCTCGGTGTATTTCTACTACACGTTTTCTCCGTGAATATGGTGACGGCATACCTAAATTGAACAAGCATTATATGAGtgatttaaatgcattttattttattctatacatttgtttataacCTTTTGtctactaaaaagtaaaatcacaaagatactgaactcagaggaaaatcaaaacggaaagtccattaCCTAGCCatgtcaaacggatatcacataaaaccattcaacagtaaaagtaatattaataatagaacaaagacaaataaaagaacagtaaaacatattgtaaagatgataaacaacatcagtacgcagaatctatacatcaagaccatcgtgtattatttgagaagttgatacggaatatttatcaacaaggtcttggcaccttccgatgaactttttttagaaaaaaggacgagacgttctttgacatacccctggttcatcaactttctactcagacactgatgacgttttacaaagtctgggtaggagctgcaagctcttgaatatcgaataagttggaaaatatatatcccatatgcaggtgaagctGGTatgttgctactaaggtgggggactAAAACATATTCACTAGTACAACAGTTAAATTATACAAATTCCTCTGTAAACAACACCGATTCTTGCATCAAACCTTTTCATAAACACTTCTAAAGATACAAAGATcttgtttgtatgtatttaatcaggctatttattttctagttggatttttttatatttgtctttcCGTGTTTTAATGATAAAGATCGTACGATAACTTTTAGTTGTGAATatttcatttggtttcttgtggagagtagTTATATCTCTAGTTTTTTTCATATCCAAGTGGAACGTTTTgtgatattgttatatcaat
It contains:
- the LOC134683639 gene encoding uncharacterized protein LOC134683639 isoform X1; translated protein: MVSVVAVSICLVLLSDILSAAVVKHDDTVEKSFSGMPSPYSRRKRVVEIHREPSIARSLAKTQTNKKRLYTHAIGRHIKNKRWQQQQQQQQQQQQQQQQQQQQQQQQQQQQQQQQQQQQQQQQQQQQQQQPQQQQQQ
- the LOC134683639 gene encoding ataxin-8-like isoform X2, producing the protein MVSVVAVSICLVLLSDILSAAVVKHDDTVEKSFSGSLAKTQTNKKRLYTHAIGRHIKNKRWQQQQQQQQQQQQQQQQQQQQQQQQQQQQQQQQQQQQQQQQQQQQQQQPQQQQQQ